ACTGGCTGCCTGCGGCCAAAGTGCAAGTGTGTGGTCCACATAATATTTATCAAAACCAGAAGCCTTAATTTCCTCCGGAGATAAATCCTTGGTAAGCTGGTAAACAATGGCACATATCATTTCCATGTGGGCAAGTTCCTCTGTGCCAATATCGGTTAAAATTCCTGTCACTTCTTTGTACGGCATGGTGTACCTCTGTGATAAATAACGCATGGACGCAGCTAATTCTCCATCCGGTCCACCGAACTGACTGATGATTACCTGGGCCATCTTCGGATTGGTCTGGGTAATTTTTACGGGATATTGTAAACGTTTTTCATAATTCCACATAAACTAACACCCTCCTTCCTGCCATGGCCATGGTTCCTGAATCCAGTTCCATCTGTCTGAGCAGGAAGGAACAGCGGTATCTACTGTGAGCGGTCCATAATATTTTGCATATTCTTTCAACAACTGGTTCCTTTTTTTATTATATTCATAAAAAAAGTCCAGTGCTTCCTGATCACGAGGATGAGTGTCCAGATAAAGCTTCACATCATCTACCGCAAAGCTCGCATGACCAATCTGCATCAGGAGATCTTTTCTACAAGGTTTGGAATTTGGCATTTCATTCATGCGTTACATCCTCCTTTCCCCTTAAACGGAAGATCAAGCTCTTCGAATATGGTTCCTCTGTGGAATCCTTTTCCGGCTTCGTAAATGTGTCTCCAACTCTGCCATGGCACATAAGCCATTGCGATCGACATTCCATCCAACGCATCGTCCCGGTCGCTACATCCAGATCGTTCTCGGTAAACAGGTGCTGACATCGATAGATTTCTTCCATCATTGTTCGCCATACATGAATTACTATTACAGCTATTGTTATTATTGCCATATCCACAATTTGCACGTCTCATATATGGATTATTATTTCTGCAATTTTGCATTGTTTTGGCTCCCCTTTCTTATATCTGCAATATTATTGTATGGTAATTTTTTAAAAAGGGTTCTGACTTTTGCATCCGGTATAATCTGATGCCCGTTTCCGTTTCAAACAGGTCGTAACATCAATAATGCCGCCAGACCATTTCTGATCTGACGGCATCTTTCTTTAGTATTTTATGATGTAACCGGATTGCTCCATTGCTATGCAATTCCCGCAATCCTCGAACACCTCATACTCCCATAAAACGGCGTGTTCACATCATTTTATGAATTTTTACCAAGTGTAACCTTGATATCTTTCTCTGTATATTCACCATTCTTATCCGGGATCTGTACGGTAAGCGTTACCTCTTCTCCGGCTTTATAATACTGAAGCTGTTCCTGAAGAGAGCTCATACCACTGATGGAACTTCCCTCAAAACCAGTAATGATCGATCCTTTTGTAAGGCCGGCTTTCTCAGCTCCGCCACCACTCATAACTTCTTTGACATAAACACCGGTCGGCATATTGTACATCTGTGCACCTTCTTCAGATACATCGTATCCCTTGATTCCAAGATATCCTCTTTCTTCATCTGAAACCTTGCTTCTTGTCTCTTTATTCATCAGATTCTGGATAACATCACTTGCATCAGAAATCGGAATCGCAAATCCCATACCCTCTACTGCCGAGCTGTTGATCTTTGCAGAGTTGATACCGATTACCTCACCATTTGCATTCAGAAGAGCTCCACCACTGTTACCAGGGTTGATTGCTGCATCTGTCTGGATGTATTCTCCGTCAAATCCATCAATTGTTCGTCCGGTTGCACTGACGATACCAGTTGTAACAGACTGTCCATAGCCAAGTGCATTACCGATTGCAATAGCAGGTTCTCCAACCTTCAGAGAATCTGAATCTCCAAGTGTTGCAACCTTAATCGCATTCATTGTATCGTCTGAAATTTTATCAAGCGGAACAGCTACGACTGCAAGATCCCTTGCGGAGTCTGTTCCTTTAATCTGCGCTTCCACGCTGTTACCATCATTAAATGTAACAGTAAGTGTATCGCTTCCTTCTACAACATGGTTATTGGTAACAACCAGGAGTTCTGAATCATTCTGGCTGATGATAATACCGGATCCGGCGCTTTCACTCTCCTGCTGGCTGATTCCTCCGAAGAAATTCTGTACTTCCTGTACGCTCATATTGGTAATAGAAACGATTGACGGAAGTGTATTCTCAACAATATCTGATACATCAGAAGTTACTGTACTGGTAGATGTCGTAAGCTTTGCGTTCGATACAGTCTTTGTTGTGCCTACGGTACTCTTTGTATTCTTTCCAAGCAGCTTACCAGTCAGATAACTGGTTCCCTGCATCGTCACACCACCAACTGCCCCGAATAATACTGCAGCACCTACAACAAGTGCGACTTTCTTTGCGTAACCTTTTTTCGGTTTTGGAGCTTTCGGATTCTGCTGCGGTCCTGCTCCGAATCCCTGCTGATTGTCTGCTCCTCTATTTTCATCTGAATCTGGTCTGTAATAATTGTACTGATTGTCCATCATTCAAGACTCCTTTCTTTTCCTTTTCTATAGTTAAGAGTTTAGCCTATAATTGTGATGAAAGTGTGATAAAATATGAAAAAAAAGATGAACGGCACATTTTTATGTCGTTCATCTCGTTTATTCAACAGGAAATTCCGCTGGAACTTCCTACATCACTTTATTCAACCGTTACAGATTTCGCCAGATTACGCGGCTTATCTACATCCAGTCCCTTTGCAACGGATACATAATATCCCATCAGCTGCAGCGGAATCACTGCAAGCGATGCCTCAAAATGCTCATCTGTCTTCGGAATGTAAACCACAAAATCAGCAGTATCCTCAATGCTGTAATTGCCATAAGTTGTAAGTCCCATCAGATATGCACCACGACTCTTGCACTCTACCATGTTGCTGATCGTCTTTTCATATAATTCCGGCTGTGTCAGCACACCGATCACAAGCGTTCCATCCTCTATCAGAGAAATGGTTCCGTGCTTGAGTTCTCCCGCTGCATATGCCTCTGAATGAACGTAACTGATCTCTTTCATCTTCAGGCTGCCTTCCATACAGATTGCGTAATCAATTCCACGTCCGACAAAAAATGCGTCCTTTGCATTTGCCTGCTTTGCTGCAAACCACTGGATTCTTTCTTTATCTTCAATAATCTTTTCAATCTTCTCCGGGATTGCCTGTAATTCGGCAATATAATTTTCATACTGCTCTTCAGTGATTGTATTTTTTACTTTGGCAAACTCAATTGCAAGGATGTAAGAAGCCATCAGCTGTGTACTGTACGCTTTCGTTGTTGCCACAGAGATCTCCGGTCCTGCAAGAGTATAGAATACCTTATCCGCTTCTCTTGCAATAGAAGATCCAACTACATTGACAATTCCAAGTGTACGGATTCCCTGCGCTTTTGTCTCACGGAGCGCTGCAAGACTGTCTGCAGTCTCTCCTGACTGGCTGATAATGATCACCAGACCATTTGGATCCAGAATTGGCTTACGGTAACGGAATTCAGAAGCCAGCTCCACACGAACAGGAATCTTCACCAGATCCTCGATCACATACTGTGCCACCATACCTACATGGTAAGCAGAACCACATGCTACAATGTAAATCTGGCTTGTTCTCCGGATATCCTCTTCCGCTAATCCGATATCTGTCAGATCAAACTTTCCGTCTTTTAATACAGAATTCAGAGTATCCTTAACCGCTCTTGGCTGCTCATGGATCTCTTTCATCATAAAATGCTCATAACCGGCTTTTTCAGCTGCTTCCGCATCCCATTCGATGGTCTTCATCTCCTTCTGGATTTCTTCACCATCCAGATTGTAGAAAATGATTTCATCTTTGCTGATCTTTGCCATCTCCAGATTACCAATATAGTATACATTTCTTGTATATTTCAAAATAGCCGGTACATCAGACGCAATAAAGGATTCCCCATCACCGACACCTAAAATCATCGGGCTGTCTTTTCTTGCCACATAAATTTCTTCCGGATAATCCTTGAACATCACAGCAAGCGCATAAGATCCACGAATGCGGACCAGGGAATGGTTGATCGCATCTACCGGTGTTCCTTCATACTTTTTATAATAATAATCGATCAGCTTAACAGCAACCTCTGTATCCGTCTCAGAGTAGAATGTATATCCTTTGCGGAGCAGCTTGTTCTTTAACTCCTGATAGTTTTCAATAATACCGTTGTGTACAGCAACTACATTGCCATCGTCACTCATATGCGGATGCGCATTGTTCTCTGACGGTTCCCCGTGTGTTGCCCATCTGGTGTGACCGATTCCACAGGTTCCCGGAACTGCTGTACCGTTGTTGGTCTTCTCAGCTAATACTTTCAAACGGCCTTTTGCCTTGATGACTTCCGTTTCTTCGGTTCCATTACGGACAGCAAGCCCTGCTGAATCATATCCACGATACTCCAGCTTTGACAGTCCATCCAGTAAGATCGGAGCCGCCTGCTGCGATCCAACATATCCTACGATTCCACACATTTATCTATATCCTCCAGTCTTTTTTGCAAAAATAAATTTTACTCTTTTCGTTACATTGTAGCAAATATGGGACTTTTTGTAAAGAATAAGCGGGAATAACAATCGTCATCCCCGCCTTTCTCTTTAATCCAGATCAATAAAATCCATTTCGAAAGTATCACCTTTTTTACGCTTTTCTTTCTTGATATTATAATCATCGAACGAATCAAAGTCGTCATCATCAAACTCATCAACGCTACGAGTATCATCACTTATTCCTTCGTCATCATAATCATCGTCGAAGTCATCATCATAATAATCATCATCGTCGAAATCATCATCGAAGTCGTCATAATCATCTTCAAAATCATCATCCTGTCTCTTTTTGAACTGTGATTTCTTTTCTGCCTTAACAGGCTGGATCGGTTTTACCGGATTACGTTGCGGCTCATCGTCCAATTCATATTCATCATACAGATCATCCAACTCTCTGTTGCGGTTATGTAACTTCACAACGGAAACAAGAAGGAAGATTACCAGAAGAATAACGATAACTGCTGCCGCTGCTACAAACCAGATCAAATGATCGGAAATCTTTTCTAAAATTGCGTCAAACTTGCTTGCACTCTTCTTATCCGGTGTAGTCGCAGACTTCGGAGTCTCCATTCTCTGATAAGTATGCTCTACAGAGTCATATAAATAGAGGGATTCTTCACCGTCATTATTTACTGCATATAATACATAGAAATCATCGCGATCCGGTTCATCCCAGATTTCAAAAGTCTTGCCGTTGATCTCCAGATTTCCTTTTGAATACTTTGCTGGCATAGACACTTTACTGCCTGCATCAAAAATTACGATAGAATAAGTATCTGAAATCACAACCTGTTCTGCCGGTGAGAAGCTACTGTCAGATGAATCATACATCCAGAAATCGCCTTTTCCATCGCCGTCTACCAAGTAAGCCATCTGAAGTCCTGTCTTTTCCTGCACAGCACCTTTATACGTCGAATCATTATAAGTAATCTCTCCTGCTGTAAATCCAGCTGGAATCATGCTGTCTGAGAAATCACCGGATAAGGTATACTCCTGACCATCAATCGTGACACTTGCTCCATTCGCAACATCTTTAATCTTGCTTGGATCTCCTGCTCCAATCGTAACATCCGCATATCCTTCTTCACATGCCACACTTGATCCAGCGCTGTCTGTAACCGTCGCATCTCCCTGTTCAAGTCTTGTACTTCCTTCCTGGAGAGCCTGGAATTTCATTGTAAACTCAATCCGGTCACTGCTTCCGTCACCTGAACCTTTAAATGTCAGATTACCATCCGTGTCTGCATTCACTCCGTCTCCCTCTTCAAATCGCATATAAGAAGGATCGTAAGTCATATGAATCGTTGCGTCTCCGATTACATCTCCGCTGACAACTGCTGTACCTGTGATCGTAAATTCATCCCCGACACTTGTCTCAAGATCAGAAAAGAATATCACACCATTTGCAGCTAGCGCCATCACAGAAAAACATGGTACGATCAGACATACAGACAAAAGAATTGTCGCTATTTTTTTCGTAAACTTCATCTTCATGTACTTTCCTCTTTCTAACCATATTAATTGTAAGTATAAATACTCTTAGACTCTATCTTACACTTTTTATGGGGAAATGTCTACTTGTTTGTAGAATTTCTCATTGTATCAATTTACGGACAACTCCGTTCTGCTTTATTTATCCGAAGAAAAACCCCGGCATAAACCGGAGTTCTTCTCTAATTTACATTTTCTGTTGTTCCGCCTGCATTGCTTTCTGCGCCTCCACCGGGATCCGGAGTTGGTGTTGAATCCGGTGCCGGATCTGGTGTTGGTGTCGGCTCTGGCGCTGGATCCGGTGCCGGCGTTGGATCTGGTGTTGGTTCCGGCGTTGGAGCTGGAGTCGGTTCCGGCGTTGGAGTTGGTTCTACATAAGTATTATCATCATATCCTCCATTCCATGAATTGTCCCAGGAATTTCCTCCGTCATACCAGTAATCATTCGATCCGTCATTATAATTATACTGATAATTATCCTGCGTATACCCCTGCCATGCATCCGGCGTTTCAATACCACTTGTATCTACACCTGCATCTGGCTGATTCGTCTGCTGCTCTTGATTATCTGTATTTTCCTGATTATCTGCATTTTCCTCCTGCTGTTTTTCGGCCTCTTCCTTTCGCTTTTTCTGTAGTGCATCAATATCCACATCATTGATCAGCATATCATAGAATTTTGATTTTTTCATCAGCTCTTTATCAAGGCCTTTTCTTCCATATTGCTCGGTAAGTGTCTGCTCATCAGAAAACAGATTCACTCCAAGTGCTAACCTGTCTCCTTCAATTGTTACTCCCATCGCAGCCAACGTGGTCGGGAACATATCCAGTGTTGCAAACTCTCTGCTATGTGTTTTTTCAAATGAAGTGTCCAGACCTTCTGGAAGATTGATAAATACATTGTATACACTACGTTCATAATCTTCACTGACATCATTACAGAAATCAGAATCCATCGTCAAATGATCCCCACTTATTACAATCGTTGTATTTTCATAAAATGGCTGTTGTTGAATCCATTTTACAAATGCATCTACCTGCCTGCTCGAACATGCCATTACATTTGCATACTGGTTATCACCAAATTCATTCTGACACTGTTCACATACATATCCATCTTCAAAATGGGTATCTACCGTCAGCATAGTAAAATTAAACGGTTCATCTTTTGAACTTAATTCGGTCAGTTTTTCCTGCGCATTTGCAAACAGCTTCTGATCCTCATATCCCCACCATACATAATAATCTTCTGGTATCTGTCCGTTTTCTTTTGCCGTATTATAATCACAGATTTCTGTTTGTCCTTTTCCATGACTCTCAAAGTAAGCTCTTCTTCCCCCAAAAGTCGCATCAGAGCCAATCATAAAACACTGGTTATATCCTTCATCTGCAAGAATATCCTCTAAGTTTCTTGCCTGCGAAGAGAAAGAAGACTGTTCTGCAAGTGTTGCATTTACATCATCCGTCTGTTCCGAATTCTTGATCGGTATTCCTGAAGTCTGTGAAAAAATACCTGCCATTGTCCAGGTTCCTCCATAAGCAGGATATCCACCACCCAATTTATCTGAATCGGAAAAATTAGTATTTTCTTCTGCAAGAGTCGTCAGTTCCAGAATGCAGTTAAAATCCAGTCCTCCTCCATCTCCTTTTGACGCAAAGGTGGATTCCATTGACTCCAGATAAATATAAATCAGATTTCTTTTTTGTTCCGGAAATGTAATCTTCGTTGTACGTGGATCCACATAATTCTGTTCAATAAAATGCGATTCTTTCTTCTGACTTACCAGATATTCTTTTACATCCAATTCATCATATACTTCATAAGCCGCCCTTCCTGCACTTCCACAGGCAATCACAGCTACAAGAAATAACGCAATCATACATTTTCCATGCTTATTCCTTAATCCTATAATCAGGAAAATAGATAAAAATAATACTAATACTGCCAATGGTACGCATGCATTGATCCCATCAAGTACTACGTCTGAGTTTGTCCCATCAAGCGGTACTTTCAGATGAAAAATAATTTCATCGATAGACAACAGCCCCCACGTGTCTAATACCCAGTTTCCCAGATTATAAAGAATAAATCCAAGAACTGAGATTAAAATCATCAGAATACAATAGAATCCATAACCGATACTTTTTATCTTTGGTTTTTTCATTTTCCTTTCATTTCCTTTACTCAGTATTTACAAACACACATAATATAGTAAAGCATAAATATTGGGAAAATGCAAGATTGACAACAACTACAAAATCATCAAAATGTAAAAATCAGGATATGTTTTTATCCCATATCCTAATTCATTCTAGACCGTTATTATTCTTGTTTTTTATAAACGCCTTTTTCCTATTATCTTGTACATTAAAATTTGCAAATGCTAACATTAAAAATATATTATAATGCAATTCAAACAAATGTTGCTCTATTACCGAATGTATACATATTACAACTATCATCGCCATCAAATACGATTTATTAAAGCTCTTAATAATCATAATACTTAATAACAACATTACTATCACAAAAACAGCAAA
The sequence above is drawn from the Coprococcus comes ATCC 27758 genome and encodes:
- the glmS gene encoding glutamine--fructose-6-phosphate transaminase (isomerizing); translation: MCGIVGYVGSQQAAPILLDGLSKLEYRGYDSAGLAVRNGTEETEVIKAKGRLKVLAEKTNNGTAVPGTCGIGHTRWATHGEPSENNAHPHMSDDGNVVAVHNGIIENYQELKNKLLRKGYTFYSETDTEVAVKLIDYYYKKYEGTPVDAINHSLVRIRGSYALAVMFKDYPEEIYVARKDSPMILGVGDGESFIASDVPAILKYTRNVYYIGNLEMAKISKDEIIFYNLDGEEIQKEMKTIEWDAEAAEKAGYEHFMMKEIHEQPRAVKDTLNSVLKDGKFDLTDIGLAEEDIRRTSQIYIVACGSAYHVGMVAQYVIEDLVKIPVRVELASEFRYRKPILDPNGLVIIISQSGETADSLAALRETKAQGIRTLGIVNVVGSSIAREADKVFYTLAGPEISVATTKAYSTQLMASYILAIEFAKVKNTITEEQYENYIAELQAIPEKIEKIIEDKERIQWFAAKQANAKDAFFVGRGIDYAICMEGSLKMKEISYVHSEAYAAGELKHGTISLIEDGTLVIGVLTQPELYEKTISNMVECKSRGAYLMGLTTYGNYSIEDTADFVVYIPKTDEHFEASLAVIPLQLMGYYVSVAKGLDVDKPRNLAKSVTVE
- a CDS encoding spore coat associated protein CotJA, with translation MQNCRNNNPYMRRANCGYGNNNNSCNSNSCMANNDGRNLSMSAPVYRERSGCSDRDDALDGMSIAMAYVPWQSWRHIYEAGKGFHRGTIFEELDLPFKGKGGCNA
- a CDS encoding spore coat protein CotJB, translating into MPNSKPCRKDLLMQIGHASFAVDDVKLYLDTHPRDQEALDFFYEYNKKRNQLLKEYAKYYGPLTVDTAVPSCSDRWNWIQEPWPWQEGGC
- a CDS encoding manganese catalase family protein, giving the protein MWNYEKRLQYPVKITQTNPKMAQVIISQFGGPDGELAASMRYLSQRYTMPYKEVTGILTDIGTEELAHMEMICAIVYQLTKDLSPEEIKASGFDKYYVDHTLALWPQAASGTPWTATYFQSKGDPITDLHEDMAAEQKARTTYDNILRLVKDPEVCDPIRFLRKREIVHYQRFGESLRIVQDNLNSKNFYAINPEFDTDSNSSCGN
- a CDS encoding S1C family serine protease, whose amino-acid sequence is MDNQYNYYRPDSDENRGADNQQGFGAGPQQNPKAPKPKKGYAKKVALVVGAAVLFGAVGGVTMQGTSYLTGKLLGKNTKSTVGTTKTVSNAKLTTSTSTVTSDVSDIVENTLPSIVSITNMSVQEVQNFFGGISQQESESAGSGIIISQNDSELLVVTNNHVVEGSDTLTVTFNDGNSVEAQIKGTDSARDLAVVAVPLDKISDDTMNAIKVATLGDSDSLKVGEPAIAIGNALGYGQSVTTGIVSATGRTIDGFDGEYIQTDAAINPGNSGGALLNANGEVIGINSAKINSSAVEGMGFAIPISDASDVIQNLMNKETRSKVSDEERGYLGIKGYDVSEEGAQMYNMPTGVYVKEVMSGGGAEKAGLTKGSIITGFEGSSISGMSSLQEQLQYYKAGEEVTLTVQIPDKNGEYTEKDIKVTLGKNS
- a CDS encoding LTA synthase family protein, encoding MKKPKIKSIGYGFYCILMILISVLGFILYNLGNWVLDTWGLLSIDEIIFHLKVPLDGTNSDVVLDGINACVPLAVLVLFLSIFLIIGLRNKHGKCMIALFLVAVIACGSAGRAAYEVYDELDVKEYLVSQKKESHFIEQNYVDPRTTKITFPEQKRNLIYIYLESMESTFASKGDGGGLDFNCILELTTLAEENTNFSDSDKLGGGYPAYGGTWTMAGIFSQTSGIPIKNSEQTDDVNATLAEQSSFSSQARNLEDILADEGYNQCFMIGSDATFGGRRAYFESHGKGQTEICDYNTAKENGQIPEDYYVWWGYEDQKLFANAQEKLTELSSKDEPFNFTMLTVDTHFEDGYVCEQCQNEFGDNQYANVMACSSRQVDAFVKWIQQQPFYENTTIVISGDHLTMDSDFCNDVSEDYERSVYNVFINLPEGLDTSFEKTHSREFATLDMFPTTLAAMGVTIEGDRLALGVNLFSDEQTLTEQYGRKGLDKELMKKSKFYDMLINDVDIDALQKKRKEEAEKQQEENADNQENTDNQEQQTNQPDAGVDTSGIETPDAWQGYTQDNYQYNYNDGSNDYWYDGGNSWDNSWNGGYDDNTYVEPTPTPEPTPAPTPEPTPDPTPAPDPAPEPTPTPDPAPDSTPTPDPGGGAESNAGGTTENVN